The region GGCTGAAGATGAACGTGATCGCGGGCAGCAGGCTCTCGGCGTCGAGCCGTTCGATGACCTCGGGGCGGCCCGGTGTCCAGATGCGTGAGCGCTGCCGGCGCTCGCGCTCGCGGTCGGCCTCGCGCATGGCGCGGCCGCGTCTGCGGTCCTGGAACGACGGACGGCTGGCCTCCATCCGGGCCAGGCGGGTGAGGTCGGGGTTGACCGCCTTCTTGTTGCCCTCACCCTCCTCGAAGAGGTCGTACATCCGGCGCCCGGCCAGCACGTGCTGGAACAGCGGGACGGGCCGGTGCTCGGAGACGATCACCTCGGTGTGGCCGCGCACGGTGTCCAGCCAGTCGCCGAACTCCTCCGCGTTCGACACGGTCGCCGAGAGTGACACCAGGGTCACCGACTCGGGGAGGTGGATGATCACTTCCTCCCAGACGGCGCCACGGAAGCGGTCGGACAGGTAGTGCACCTCGTCCATGACCACATAGCCGAGGCCGAGGAGGGTCTGGGAGCCCGCGTACAGCATGTTGCGCAGCACCTCGGTGGTCATGACGACCACCGGGGCATCGGAGTTGACGCTGTTGTCGCCGGTGAGCAGGCCGACCTTGTCCGCGCCGTAACGGCGGCACAGATCGGCGTACTTCTGGTTCGAGAGCGCCTTGATCGGCGTGGTGTAGAAGCACTTCTTGCCCTGCTGGAGGGCGAGGTGGACGGCGAACTCGCCGACAACCGTCTTGCCCGAGCCGGTGGGCGCGGCCACGAGCACACCCTTGCCCGCTTCGAGCGCCTGGCAGGCCTCGATCTGGTAGGGGTCGAGGCCGAAGTCGTACATCTCGCGGAAGGAGGCGAGCGCGGTGGCCTGCTCGACAGCGCGCTTCCGTGCTGCCGCATACCGCTCGGCCGGTGAGAGGTCCTCTGTCATCGTGCTTTCGAGACTACCGGCAGCCACTGACAACATGACGATCAATATCCGGATCTGTTTATCTCAAACCCCGGATTCCCGCAGCTCAGGGAATTGCCACGCGCACCGCAGCGGGCACGCACTCCGCCGTGAGCGGCAGCGGCCCCAGCGGCTCCCCGTCCGCGTACGCGGTGACACCCTCTGCGACGAGCTCGACCTTGGCGGCCCGGTACACGGTGACGACGGGGTGGTCGAGGTGGGTGCCCCGGTAGACCCTGGGGAACACCTTGAGCAGGGTCGTACGGCTGCACTCCCCGACGACCGTGACGTCGAACAGCCCGTCCTCCAGGTCGGCGTCCGCGCAGATCCTCATCCCGCCGCCATACGACGATCCGTTGCCGACCGCCACGAGGGTTGCCCCGATCTCCCGGACCTCACCGTCGTCCAGGGTGATCCGGTACGGGAGGGGCCTGAGGGCGGCCAGTTCGGCGAGCATGGCGAGGTCGTACTTGAAGCGGCCGACCGGCCACCGCATGCGATTGCCGCGATCGTTGACCCGGGAGTCGAAGCCGGAGGCGAGGACGGTGGCGAACCAGGTGCCGTTCACCCGGCCCAGGTCGATGTCGCGCAGCCGCGCTCCCTTGAGGGACTCGGCGATCAGCCGTCCCGCGGCCGCCGGGTCGCGCACCGGAAGTCCGAGGGCGCGGGCGAAGTCGTTCCCGGTGCCGGCGGCGACCAGGCCGAGCGGGGTGCGGGTGCCGGCGACGGCCTGGAGGGCGAGGTTCGCCATGCCGTCGCCCCCGACGGCTATCAGGGCGCCGGTGCCGCCCTCGACGGCCGCACGCGCGCGTGTGAGGGCGTCCTCGGCGTTCTCCCCGAGGACCGTACGGACGGAGAATCCCGCCGCCCGCAAGGCGAAAGCGGCCGGCTGCGCCGCGTGGGCGCCCCGGCCGCGTCCCGCGGTGGGGTTGACGAAAAGGGTGATCTCGCTGGTCACGGCCCTGACCCTACGAGATCCCGGGGCTTCGTCAGGTCACGTCGTCATAACCGTTGACCCGGTCCGTGCTCGACTGCCCGGGCAGCGCGCGACTGGACGACACGCTCTCGACCTCGCCGATGTCCTCGGGCGTGAGGTCCAGGTCGGAGGCCTCGTCGTCCGCCGGACCCTCGGCCTCGCGGCGCCGCTTGCGCCGGTCGTTCATCAGCGAGAAGACGACGGCGCCGAAGTACAGGACCCAGATCGGTACCGCGAGCGCCAGCATCGTCAGCGGGTCGGTGCTCGGCGTGGCGACGGCCGCGAAGACCGTGATGCCCATGATCATGGCGCGCCACCAGCCGAGCATGCGCTTGCCGGTCAGGATGCCGGTGAGGTTGAGCATGACCAGCAGCAGCGGCAGCTCGAAGGAGAGGCCGAAGACGACCACCATGCGCGTGACGAGGTCGAGCAGATCGTCCAGCGGCAGCAGGTTGTTCACACCGTCCGGCGTGAAGTCGATCAGCACCTTCGCGGTGGTGGGCAGCACCTTGTAGGCGAAGAAACCACCGGCGAAGAAGAGCGGAACGCCCGTCCCGACGAACGCGTACGCGTACTTCTTCTCGTTCTGGTGCAGACCGGGCGCGACGAACGCCCACAGTTGGTAGAGCCACACCGGCGAGGCGAGCGCGACGCCGGCCATCAACGAGACCTTCAACGCCAGGGTGAACGGGGCGAGCAGACCGTTGATCGTGATCTGCGCGCACTGCCCGCCCTTGGGCATCTTCGCCAGCTCGGCGAAGTCCGACGGACACCCGACCGAGTCCAGCACCGGCTTGGTGAAGAAGTTGATGATGTCGTTGTAGTAGAAGGCGGCCACGACCGTGACGATGACGATGGCCAGCATCGCCTTCGCGAGCCGGTTGCGGAGCTCACGAAGGTGCTCCGCGAGGGGCATCCGTCCCTCGGGATCCTTCTCCTTCTTGCGGGCAGACTTGGGCAACCCACGTCCTCATCTCGTGCGGTGGACCGGAGGCGTCCGGCCCTGCGTCAGCGCTTGGTCGTGTCCGTCGGCTCGGTGACCGGGCGGGAGCTGGTCACATCGCCGGGCGCGGCCTGGATCGTGCGCTGAGCCGGGGTCTGCTCGTCGGTGCTGGGCGGACCGGCCGGGGCGGGGGTGCTGCCCTCGTCCTTCATCGCCTTGGCCTCGCTCTTCAGGATGCGCGCGGACTTGCCGAGGGAGCGCGCCATGTCCGGAAGCTTCTTCGCGCCGAACAGCAGGATGATGACGACGAGGATGAGAATGATCTCGGGAGCGCCGAGCCTTCCGAACATAAGTCTTTACCTTCTCACCGAGGCGGCTGGGTCGGGGTGCTGTCCGATCGGTCGGACATGTGTCCGACCGATCGTGATGGCAGCGATCGTAACGCTCAGGGGTGAACGCGGGGCAATCCCTGTGCGTACTCCCAGTTCGCGGCCCGCGCCTCGTTCTCCGGACCACGATCAGAAGCGTACCCGCCCTCACTGGCAAGTCGACAGGCTCAAACGCCTCATTGCGTATACCTCGACGGACTCATACCAGGATCCCCGGAAGGTCATACGGCATCCACAGAGCGCGCGACCCCGACGGCCGCCCGCTCCAGGTCGTCGGCCGCCTGGTTGATCCGGCGCGCGGAGTCCGTCACCTGCTTCCCCAGACGTTCCGCTTCCACGAAGACACGGACAGCGAGGACGCCGAGAACGGCGATTCCAAGAAAACCCACAGCGATCGCGAACATCGGCCAGAACATGAGGTCGAGCCTAAGTCGTGGAGTGCAGGCGGAGTGTGCGCACCCCGCCACCGGTGAGGAGTTCGACGATGCGCTCGCCCGCGGGCTTGCGGACGGACGAGCCGCACTCGGTGCAGGTGAAGGAGTAGAACGTGGTGCGGCTGGTGGCGCCGATGGCCAGCAGCAGGGCGTTCGCCCTGAGCTCCAGAGCGGCCCGGCAGTCGGGGCAGCCGGCCTTGAACAGCACGTCGGCGACTCTGCGCATACCGGCGAACGCGGTGACGACCGTCATCTCCGCCGCGCCCGAGGACACACCGGCGCGCTCCGCGCCGCCCGCCTTCACCGACCCGCCGGCCCTCCGCGAGGTACCGGCATTCCCTGACGCGCCCGACATCGCCGACGTGGTCAAAGCCCCTGCTCCTGCCTGTCGTACGGTCCGTCCTGATCTCCCTCGAGCCCGTCGTAGGCCGCGAGTGCCTCCCGAGCCGCCTCACGGGCGCTGTCCGCCAGCTCCGGCGGCGACACGATCCGGCCGTCCCGGCCCAGGCGCAGCGCCAGCCGTCGCAGCGACGCGGGGTCGGGGGTCCGCAAGGTGATACGCAGCCCGCCCTCCGACAGCTCATCCGCACTGTCGTGCGGGTAGTACTCCGCGACCCAGCGCCCGCCCGGCCCGACCTCGACGACCACCTCGGGATCCTCGGCCGCTGGCTGCACCAGCCCCTCGGAGAGGTCCCGCAGCTCGATCTCGGGCGGCGAGGACGGCTCGTCGAGGATGCGGATCTCGGCGACCCGGTCGAGCCTGAAGGTGCGGCGCGCCTCGGAGCGGCGGCACCAGGCCTCCACGTACGTGTGCCCGACGCTGACCAGGCGGATCGGGTCGATCTCGCGCTCGGTGAGCTCGTCACGCGAGGGCGAGTAGTAGCGGATCCACAGCCGGCGCCGCTCGGAGATCGCCCGGTCGACGTCCGCGAAGACCCCGCCCTCGGACTCGAAGGTCACCGAGAGGCGGGAGCTGGCGCCCGCCGCCTCGCCCGAGGCGGCCTCCACCTTGGCGGTGGCGCGCAGCAGCGCCTGCCGGTCACCCTCGCGCAGCCCGGGCAGCGTGGACACCGCGCGGGCGGCCACCAGCAGCGCGGTCGCCTCGTCCGCGGCGATACGGAGGGGTTCGGCGACGAGGTCGGGGTTGTGCCACCAGATGCGGTCGCCGTCGGTGTCGATGTCGAGGAGGTCACCGCCGCGGAAGCTGGTCCCGCACAGCGGCAGCACGTCGAGGTCGGAGATCAGCTCGTCCTCGGTGATCCCGAAGGCCCGGGCGACATCACTGACGTGCGCGCCAGGGCGCTCACGCAGATAGGTCACCAGGGACAGCATCCGCCGGGTCTGGTCGATCGCGTTCGTGGGCCTGGCCGGTTTTCCTGCCACGTTCTCTACGTTCCCCCTCAGCCCTTGGCCACGGCGCGCAGCCGGTCCACTACATCGGCCCGCAGCTCGGCGGGCTCCAGAACCACCACGTCGGGCCCGAACTCGACGAGCCAGGCGTCCAGGCCGTGCCCGTACGGAATCTCCAACTCGTCCCAGCCGTCGCCGAGTTCCCGTACGGAGACCGCTTTGGCCCGCAGCGGGTAGCCGGAGCCGGTGCGCAGCCGGATCAGCGCGGAGCGGTCGGCGATCTCACCCGCCCAGCTCGCCACGGTCTCCCGCACGGTGACGACGTCGGGCACCTCGGCGGTGTAGCGCCCGGCGCGGGAGCGGACCCTGCCGGTGATCCGCGAGAGCCTGAAGACGCGCTCGGCGCCGCGGTCGCGGTCCCAGCCCGCCAGGTACCAGTGGCCGCGCCAGCACTCCAGCGCCCACGGCTCGACCTGCCGGGTCTCGGGGTGGGCGGCGGTGGCCTTGCGGTAGTCGAAGACGACCGGACGGCGGTCGCGGCAGGCCAGCATCAGCGGCTCGAAGGCCGCCTCGTGCACGGGGATGTGCGGTTCGAGGGCGCCATGCGCCTCGTAGGGGTCGAAGTCCTCGGCCAGCCCGGCGGCGCGCAGCTTCTGCAACGCACCGCTCGCCGCGCCGGCCAGCCGGGCCTGCTGCCAGACCTTGGCGGCGAGGCCGAGGGCGGCGGCCTCCTCGGCGTCGAGGGTGATGGGCGGCAGGCGGTTGCTGTCGCGGCGGGCGAGATAGCCGACCTCGCCGTCGAGGTTCTCCACCGTCTCGATGACCAGGCCCAGCTCGCGCAGATCGTCCTTGTCGCGCTCGAACATCCGGTTGAAGGAGTCGTCCGACCCGGCTTCCAGATAGGCCTCGATGGACTCGCGGAGTTCGCGCTTGCTGAGCGGCCGCCGCGTCCCGAGCAGACACAGCGCGAGGTTCATCAGCCGCTCGGCCTTGGCAATGGCCATCGACGCCCTTCCTATGGTGCTTCCGACCGACGACCGTACCGCTCCGGAGTGCCCCGGCAAAAGCCGAGGGCCCATGCCCGGACAGGCATGGGCCCCTGGTGATCGGCTTCGGACGAATCCCGATCACAGAGCGTACGAAGATCGGGCGGGAACCCGGCCTTCATGGTGATCGGATCAAGACCCGATCCCGCTGTGGATCAGACCGCGACCAGGTCGCAGACGAAGATCAGCGTCTCGCCGGGGCCGATGCGGCCGCCGGCGCCACGGTCGCCGTACGCGAGGTGCGCCGGGATGACCAGCTGGCGACGGCCGCCGACCTTCATGCCCTGCACACCCTGGTCCCAGCCGCTGATGACCTGACCGACACCGAGCTGGAACTCCAGCGGGGCGCCGCGGTTCCAGGAGGCGTCGAACTCCTCGCCGGTGGAGAAGGCAACGCCCACGTAGTGGACCTTGACGAAGTCGCCGGCCTTGGCGACCTCGCCTTCGCCCTCCCAGATGTCCTTGATCTCGAGGTCCGCCGGGGGCTCGCCGCCCGGGAAGTCGATCTCGGGCTTCTCGATGCTCACGTCTCTAGCTCCTGCTTGTTCGCGTAAAGGCCTTAAAGCAACACCGACAGTCTCACATCCCGCAACGCGTTACATCTTGGCCAGGATGTCCACCGAGAACACCAGGGTGGAGTCCTTCTTGATGCCACTGCCGCTCGGCGGGTTGTTGCCGTAGCCCAGCGCCGGCGGAATGACGATGAGGACGCGGCTGCCCACCTTCTTGCCGGTCAGGCCCTGCGCCCAGCCCTTGACGACCTGCTGCAGCGAGAACTGCGCCAGCCGGCCGCTGCTGTACGTCGAGTCGAACTCCTTGCCGGTGTCCCAGAGCACGCCCTTGTACTGCACCAGGACACTGCTGTCCGCCTTGACCTCGTCGCCGTCGCCCTCGAGGACGTAGTTCGCCACGAGCTTCGTCGGGGCCGTGGCCTTCGGCACGTCGATGGAGGGGGCCTTGCCGTCGGTGTTGGTGCCGACCTTCGGGAGGGCGGCGTCACTCTGCGCGACCTCCTTGCCCTGGGCGGAGCTCTGCGCGTTGAAGGTGTTCTCGATGTCGACGACGAACACCAGCGTGTCGGTGCCCTTGATGCCCGCCTGCGCGTTGCCCTGCGTGCCGTAGCCCCAGGTGGGCGGCACGGACATCTCGACGCGGCTGCCGACCTTCTTGCCCACCAGGCCATAGCGCCAGCCGTCGATGATGCCGCCCTGCGCGAGCTGGATGACCAGCGGCGTCTTACGGTCGTAGGAGTTGTCGAAGACTTTGGCGGTGTCCCAGACCTGGCCGAGGTAGTTGGCCTGGATGTAGTCGTTCTCCGCGACCGTCTTGCCGCCGCCCGCGATGGCCGTCCTGACCGCCAGATCCTTCGACGGGGCGCCGCTGCCCTTGGCCACGGTCGGCTTCTCACCGAACTTCGTCCCGGCCGTGATCGCCGGCAGCGGACCGTCGACGATCTTCGGCGGCGGCGCCGCGGAGGCGGACGCGGCGGCCGACGGGGACGGGCTACTGGTGCTGGACTTGGCCTTGTCCGACTTGTCGTCACCGCATCCGGCGAGCGTGACCAGTCCGGCGGGTACGGCAATCATGAGGGAGCGTCGGCGCACGGTGAGGGCCTCGTATCGATCGATCTTGGTTGATGGCGTGCGCGCAACTCTACGACGTGAGAAGGGCGCCGTACGGAAAACGTACGGCGCCCCGCGTTGCGTTCCGCCCTCACACCCGGACTCAGCGCTCACATTCCCGCGATCAGCTTCTCCACCCGGTCGTCGACCGAACGGAACGGGTCCTTGCACAACACCGTGCGTTGTGCCTGGTCGTTGAGCTTGAGGTGGACCCAGTCGACGGTGAAATCGCGGCGCTGCTCCTGAGCCCGGCGGATGAAGTCGCCGCGCAGCCGGGCCCGAGTGGTCTGCGGCGGCACGGACTTGCCTTCGAAGATCTTCAAATCGTTGCAGATCCGGGTGGCTTGTCCCTTCCTCTCCAGCAGGTAGTACAGACCACGACGCCGGTGGATGTCGTGATATGCGAGGTCTATCTGCGCGACCCGGGGATGCGACATCGTCATGTTGTGCTTGGCCCGGTACCGCTCGATGAGCTTGTACTTCATCACCCAGTCGATTTCGGTACCGATCCGGTCGAGGTCCTCGGCCTCGATCGCGTCGAGCGTGCGGCCCCACAGTTCGAGCACCTGCTCGACCGTGCCGGTGCGGATGCCGCGGCGCTCGCAGAAGTCCACGGCCTTCTCGAAGTACTCCCGCTGCACTTCCAGCGCGGAGGCCTCCCGGCCGCTGGCCAGACGCACCTTGCGCCGGCCCGTGATGTCGTGACTGACCTCGCGGATCGCCCGAATGGGGTTCTCCAGGGTGAGGTCGCGCATGACCGTACCGGCCTCGATCATGCGCAGTACCAGGTCGGTGGCGCCGACCTTGAGGAGCATCGTCGTCTCGGACATGTTCGAGTCACCGACGATGACGTGCAGCCGCCGGTAGCGCTCGGCGTCTGCGTGCGGTTCGTCGCGGGTGTTGATGATCGGCCGGGAGCGGGTCGTCGCCGAGCTGACGCCCTCCCAGATGTGCTCGGCGCGCTGGCTCACGCAGTACACGGCGCCGCGCGGAGTCTGCAGCACCTTGCCGGCACCGCACAGCAGCTGCCGGGTGACCAGGAAGGGAATGAGAATGTCCGCGAGCCGGGAGAACTCCCCGTGCCGGGCCACCAGATAGTTCTCGTGGCACCCGTAGGAGTTGCCCGCCGAGTCGGTGTTGTTCTTGAACAGATAGACGTCGCCCGCGATTCCTTCCTCGTGCAGGCGTCGTTCGGCGTCGACCAGGAGTCCTTCGAGAATGCGCTCGCCGGCCTTGTCGTGGGTGACGAGTTCCGTCACGTTGTCACATTCGGGTGTCGCGTATTCCGGATGTGATCCCACGTCGAGATAGAGGCGGGCACCGTTCCGCAGAAAGACATTGCTGCTGCGGCCCCATGACACGACACGGCGGAAGAGGTACCGCGCCACCTCGTCGGGAGACAGGCGGCGCTGTCCCCTGAACGTACACGTGACGCCGTACTCGTTCTCCAGCCCGAAAATGCGGCGGTCCATGACTGAACATTACGCCCGATCCCCCGAGCTGAAACGGGGTTCGACGGCACGGTTTGGATCATTTTCCGATGAGACCGCAACGACCGCACCGTCCCCGGTAGCTGCGAGGACCCGCCCCGTGGCGAGCAGAACCACCAGCGCGGCGGCACCCGCGGCACCCGGCAGGGCGAAGCCCCACACGGCCCCGCCCCACTCGACGACCGGGCCCGCGAGGCCCGTTCCGACCGACGCGCCCACGGTGAACGTCGTCACAAGCCAGGAGAACGCCTCGGTGACGGTGCCCCTCGGCGCGTGCCGGTCGACGATGATGAAGGCGCAGGCGATGCAGGGCGCCAGGAAGACCCCGGCGAGGGCCGCGAGGGCCGTCATGGCGACCGCGCCCGGCATCAGCACGAGTGGCAGATAACACACCGCCAGAAGGGCGACCAGCACCCGCAGTCGCCGCTCGGGCGCGCTGCTCCACTGCCGCGCCCCGTACGCCGTCCCACCGGCGAGGGCCCCGAGCCCCACGGCCGCCATCAGCCAGCCGTACACCGCGTCGCCGCCGTGGTCGTCGGCGTACGACACCGCGGCGACCGTGATCGAGCCGAGCGCGATCCCCACGAACAGGAACGCGCCGAGCAGGGCCAGCAGCCCGGGTGAGCGCAACGCGCCGAGCCAGTGCGCCTCGCGCGGTGCCGAACGCCACGCGCGCGAGGGTGGCGAGAGGACCACGGAGAGGGCGCCCAGCACCCCGACGACGTTCAGGATCAGCAGCGCAGCCCGGGCGGACCAGAGCGAGGCACACAGGGTCAGCAGCAACGGTCCGACGGTGAACATGACTTCCTGCGCCACGGCGTCCATCGCGTACGCGGTGTGCACCTGCTCCTCCCGGCGCAGCACGGAGGGCCACAACGCCCGCAGACCGCCCTCCAGGGGCGGCGTGAAGAGCCCGGCGACGACCATCGCCAGATACGCCACCGGCAGCGGGTCGGTGCCCGAGAAGGCGAAGACGGCCATCCCGAGGGCCGAGACGAGCGCGGCCGGCAACTGGACGCGCGGCTGCCCGTACAGATCCACGAGCCGCCCGAGCAGCGGCTGTCCCACGGCATTGCCCACCCCGTACACGGCCGCGAGCGCACCGGCCAGGCTGTACGTCCCGCCCTCCGCCCGGACGAAGAGCACGACGGCGATGGCGGCGGTGGCGTTGGGCAGCCGCCCGGTGAGCGTGCCGGCGAGCAGCCGTGCGGCGTGCTTCGCCCTGAGGATCTCCAGGTATCCCGCGGCCATGTCATGCCCTTCCGGTAACGCGTGACGCCCGATGGTCATGCACACGAGGTTTTACGTATAACGCCCTGTGTCATACGTACCATGTGCCCAGTCCGCGAGTCCAGACGAAGGAGCAGGTCGCCGGTGGCACGAGGTAACACCCGCCCGACGAGCCGTGACGTCGCCCAGGCCGCCGGGGTGTCCCAGGCCGCGGTCTCCCTGGTGCTGGGCGACAAGTGGCGCGGCCGGGTCGCCGAGACGACCGCGGAACGCGTCCGCGAGGCCGCCCAGGAGCTCGGGTACCGCCCGAACCTGGCCGCCCGCAACCTCCGCCTGGGCCGCACCCGTACGGTCCTCCTGGTGGTCCCGGCGCTGACCACCGAGTTCTTCGCCGGGGTCTACACCGGCGCGGCCCGCGTCGCGGCGGAACACGGCTTCGGCGTGGTCCTGTACCCCTCCCCCGAGGGCATCGGCCCCGCCCGTGACCCGTTCGGCTCCGCGGCGGCCGCCCTGGACGGCGTCATCGCCTCCTCCATGGCCGCGGACGCCCTCACCGCCATCCGGGGCGACCAGCTCCCCCTGGTGATGCTCGACAGCGACCCTGAGGGCAGCCTGGGCGCGGCGACCGTCAACCTCGACATCAAGGACGGCGTACGACAGGTGGCCGAGCACCTCCTGTCCCTGGGCCACCGCCGCTTCCTCCATCTGGCGGCGGACATCCCGTCCTGGACCTTCGAGGTACGCGCCCGGGAACTGGCCAAACGCCTGTCCGAGGTCCCCGGCACGGACCTCCGCACGACCCGGGCCCCGATCTCCATCGAGGACGCGGTGGCCGCCGCGGGATCGGCCCTGGCCGCCCCCGGCCCCCGCCCCACCGCCCTGGTCTGCGACGACGACAAACTGGCGGCAGGCGCCTACAAGGCGGCTCGCCGCCTGGGCCTGCGCATCCCCGAGGACCTCTCCGTCACGGGCCTGGACGACCTGGCCCTGGCCCAGGCCATCGACCCGGAGCTCACCACCGTCCGCCTGGACGCGGAACGCTTCGGCGAACGCGGCATGGAAGCCCTCCTGGCCGTCCTGGACGGCCGAACACCCCCCGTGGGCGACATCCCGGTGCAACTGGTCGTACGAGGCTCCACGGCCCCACCAGGCTCCCCGCAGACCGCACGCCCCACGCAGTAGACCGCACGCCCCACGCACCCGCACCCGCACCCGCACCCGCACCCGCCGACACACGAAAGGGGCCGTGCCGGAACATCAAAGCCCGTCGCTCACGTCCGGATCTGGAAACGGCTCCCCACGGGGCGACCTCTGATCCGGCGGCGACGGGCTGATGTACCTACACGGCCCCGCCCCACCCACCGGCACCCGGCGGGCAGGGCGAAGACCAACGGTCACTCCTCGTCTTCGGCGTCCTCGGCCTCCGTGGCGGTCTCCGCGCCGCCCTCCTCCAGCAGCCGGTCCAGCTGACGCCCGACGATCCGCCTGAACTTGCGCTGCTGCGGACGCGTACGGTCCAGGACCGCGACCTCCAGGCGCTCCGCGGGGATCTCCCGCTCGCCCCCGTTCGGCTCCCGCGACAGCGACTGCACGGCCAGCTTCAGCGCCTCCGCCAGCGACATCCCGTCCTGGTGACGCTGGTCCAGGTAACTGCTGATCTGCTCGGCATTGCCACCCACCGCGACGGATCCGTGCTCGTCCACGATGGACCCGTCGTGCGGCAGCCGATAGATCTGGTCGCCTTCGGGGGTCTCCCCCACCTCGGCGACAACGAGCTCCACCTCGTACGGCTTCTCGGCAGCCGAGGAGAAGATCGTGCCCAGCGTCTGTGCGTACACATTCGCCAGACCGCGGGCGGTCACATCATCACGGTCATAGGTGTAACCCCGCAGATCGGCATAGCGCACGCCACCGATCCGCAGATTCTCGTATTCGTTGTACTTGCCGGCGGCCGCGAAGCCGATCCGGTCGTAGATCTCGCTGAACTTGTGCAGCGCACGGGACGGGTTCTCGCCGACGAACACAATGCCGTCGGCGTACTGCAGCACAACGAGGCTGCGACCGCGGGCGATGCCCTTACGGGCGTATTCCGCCCGGTCGGCCATGGCCTGCTGGGGTGAGACATAGAACGGCGTCGACACCGGTTATCCGTCCCTTTCTGTCGAAGTCACTGGGTCACCTTGGCAAAAGGAGCCGAGCTCAGAGCAGCGCGGCCCGCGGACCGTCCGGCTGCTCCAGACGCCGCTCCAGAATCGCGCGGGCGATGTCGGAGGACTCGTCGTCGGTGAGCCTGCGGAAGCCGTCCTCGGTGATCACGGTGACGATCGGGTAGATCCGGCGGGCGACGTCGGGACCACCGGTCGCCGAGTCGTCGTCGGCCGCGTCGTACAGCGCCTGGATGACGAGGGTCGTGGCCTGCTCTTCGGTCAGGTCGTCGCGGTAGAGCTTCTTCATGGCACCGCGCGCGAAGATCGAGCCGGAGCCGGTGGAGGCGTAGCCCTGCTCCTCGGAGCGGCCGCCGGTGACGTCGTAGGAGAAGATGCGGCCCTTGTCGCGGTCCACGTCGAAACCCGCGAAGAGAGGAACCACGGCGAGGCCCTGCATGGCCATGCCGAGGTTGGAACGGATCATGGTGGAGAGCCGGTTCGCCTTGCCCTCCAGGGAGAGCGTGGTGCCCTCCACCTTCTCGAAGTGCTCCAGCTCCAGCTGGAACAGCTTGACCATCTCGACGGCCAGACCGGCCGTACCGGCGAT is a window of Streptomyces sp. NBC_00271 DNA encoding:
- a CDS encoding diacylglycerol kinase, with amino-acid sequence MTSEITLFVNPTAGRGRGAHAAQPAAFALRAAGFSVRTVLGENAEDALTRARAAVEGGTGALIAVGGDGMANLALQAVAGTRTPLGLVAAGTGNDFARALGLPVRDPAAAGRLIAESLKGARLRDIDLGRVNGTWFATVLASGFDSRVNDRGNRMRWPVGRFKYDLAMLAELAALRPLPYRITLDDGEVREIGATLVAVGNGSSYGGGMRICADADLEDGLFDVTVVGECSRTTLLKVFPRVYRGTHLDHPVVTVYRAAKVELVAEGVTAYADGEPLGPLPLTAECVPAAVRVAIP
- the tatC gene encoding twin-arginine translocase subunit TatC, giving the protein MPKSARKKEKDPEGRMPLAEHLRELRNRLAKAMLAIVIVTVVAAFYYNDIINFFTKPVLDSVGCPSDFAELAKMPKGGQCAQITINGLLAPFTLALKVSLMAGVALASPVWLYQLWAFVAPGLHQNEKKYAYAFVGTGVPLFFAGGFFAYKVLPTTAKVLIDFTPDGVNNLLPLDDLLDLVTRMVVVFGLSFELPLLLVMLNLTGILTGKRMLGWWRAMIMGITVFAAVATPSTDPLTMLALAVPIWVLYFGAVVFSLMNDRRKRRREAEGPADDEASDLDLTPEDIGEVESVSSSRALPGQSSTDRVNGYDDVT
- the tatA gene encoding Sec-independent protein translocase subunit TatA — its product is MFGRLGAPEIILILVVIILLFGAKKLPDMARSLGKSARILKSEAKAMKDEGSTPAPAGPPSTDEQTPAQRTIQAAPGDVTSSRPVTEPTDTTKR
- a CDS encoding helix-turn-helix transcriptional regulator, whose protein sequence is MAGKPARPTNAIDQTRRMLSLVTYLRERPGAHVSDVARAFGITEDELISDLDVLPLCGTSFRGGDLLDIDTDGDRIWWHNPDLVAEPLRIAADEATALLVAARAVSTLPGLREGDRQALLRATAKVEAASGEAAGASSRLSVTFESEGGVFADVDRAISERRRLWIRYYSPSRDELTEREIDPIRLVSVGHTYVEAWCRRSEARRTFRLDRVAEIRILDEPSSPPEIELRDLSEGLVQPAAEDPEVVVEVGPGGRWVAEYYPHDSADELSEGGLRITLRTPDPASLRRLALRLGRDGRIVSPPELADSAREAAREALAAYDGLEGDQDGPYDRQEQGL
- a CDS encoding helix-turn-helix transcriptional regulator, whose translation is MAIAKAERLMNLALCLLGTRRPLSKRELRESIEAYLEAGSDDSFNRMFERDKDDLRELGLVIETVENLDGEVGYLARRDSNRLPPITLDAEEAAALGLAAKVWQQARLAGAASGALQKLRAAGLAEDFDPYEAHGALEPHIPVHEAAFEPLMLACRDRRPVVFDYRKATAAHPETRQVEPWALECWRGHWYLAGWDRDRGAERVFRLSRITGRVRSRAGRYTAEVPDVVTVRETVASWAGEIADRSALIRLRTGSGYPLRAKAVSVRELGDGWDELEIPYGHGLDAWLVEFGPDVVVLEPAELRADVVDRLRAVAKG
- a CDS encoding FKBP-type peptidyl-prolyl cis-trans isomerase; amino-acid sequence: MSIEKPEIDFPGGEPPADLEIKDIWEGEGEVAKAGDFVKVHYVGVAFSTGEEFDASWNRGAPLEFQLGVGQVISGWDQGVQGMKVGGRRQLVIPAHLAYGDRGAGGRIGPGETLIFVCDLVAV
- a CDS encoding FKBP-type peptidyl-prolyl cis-trans isomerase, coding for MRRRSLMIAVPAGLVTLAGCGDDKSDKAKSSTSSPSPSAAASASAAPPPKIVDGPLPAITAGTKFGEKPTVAKGSGAPSKDLAVRTAIAGGGKTVAENDYIQANYLGQVWDTAKVFDNSYDRKTPLVIQLAQGGIIDGWRYGLVGKKVGSRVEMSVPPTWGYGTQGNAQAGIKGTDTLVFVVDIENTFNAQSSAQGKEVAQSDAALPKVGTNTDGKAPSIDVPKATAPTKLVANYVLEGDGDEVKADSSVLVQYKGVLWDTGKEFDSTYSSGRLAQFSLQQVVKGWAQGLTGKKVGSRVLIVIPPALGYGNNPPSGSGIKKDSTLVFSVDILAKM
- the pafA gene encoding Pup--protein ligase; this encodes MDRRIFGLENEYGVTCTFRGQRRLSPDEVARYLFRRVVSWGRSSNVFLRNGARLYLDVGSHPEYATPECDNVTELVTHDKAGERILEGLLVDAERRLHEEGIAGDVYLFKNNTDSAGNSYGCHENYLVARHGEFSRLADILIPFLVTRQLLCGAGKVLQTPRGAVYCVSQRAEHIWEGVSSATTRSRPIINTRDEPHADAERYRRLHVIVGDSNMSETTMLLKVGATDLVLRMIEAGTVMRDLTLENPIRAIREVSHDITGRRKVRLASGREASALEVQREYFEKAVDFCERRGIRTGTVEQVLELWGRTLDAIEAEDLDRIGTEIDWVMKYKLIERYRAKHNMTMSHPRVAQIDLAYHDIHRRRGLYYLLERKGQATRICNDLKIFEGKSVPPQTTRARLRGDFIRRAQEQRRDFTVDWVHLKLNDQAQRTVLCKDPFRSVDDRVEKLIAGM